The Leishmania infantum JPCM5 genome chromosome 26 DNA window TGAGCTGGGCAAGCGGAAGGCGCTCGTGTACGCTGTGGAGGGTctctgcgccgcatcggGACACAAATACGGGGAAGTAGGTGATGAGGCGACGCGCTGGCAAGCAGGTGCCGCGCAAGTGTCagtcgcccccctcccttacAGCCTCGAGTCGGCCTAGACCGTCACGCGGGCGGCCGCGTTCGCCCGAATGaactcctccacctccttggAGGCCAAAAACTCTGGCACCACCTCCATGTCATCAATCTCAGGGCAGCTAaaccgcagcaccgccgctacGCTGCCAagctgcgtcagctgctCGCCGGTGACGTGCTTGCTGGAGAAGACGTTCACAGTGGACGATCCACTCTGACGCACGAAGTTCACGAGGGACAAGAAAAAGCGCCGCTCGGTCGGGTTTTCGGAGCGAAAGACGTTGTCGCTAATCATGAGGCCGCCAACAGCACCGGCCATCGCGGCGTAGTAGACGTACTGTGGGGTGTAAACGCACCTGTCTGGGTCCTTGTTCATTGTATCCTGGAACTTCTCCCACATGCGGATGTCGTCGACGCACTTGGTCGACTccatgcgctgcgccacaccAGGGTCGCTGAGAGCCTCCTTGAGCCCGCTGATCGTCGTCGACGCGACCCTTACGAGAAGGAACTTGGAGAGGTTGAGATACACTTCACGGAGAGGGCCGTGGTCTGCGCGCTGGGTGACTTCCTTGATGTACGCGTGGAACTCTTCCCGCACGTGGCCCGGGGAGCACAGCAGAACGAGCTTCGTCTTCTCGAAGTCAACATGTGTGGCGAGGGCATCAAGGGACTGCTTAAAGAAGCGCTCGATGCTCCTGTCACGCGCCTTGCCATCGCTCTTGTGCTTCTTCGAGATGGTGACCTCGACCTTGGCTTTGATGTGCATGAAGGAGCGCGTCACGAGAATGACTTGGGCCTCGCCGAAGCTCATCAGCACGGCAGCCGTGTCTGCTTTGCCGGACTCGTCGCACGCGTCCTTGAGGCGATCCTCGCAGATGGAGTCCCACTCTCGCTTAGTGATCCGCACCTCCTGAGGCGGACTCGCGTGAATGGTGAGGGTGTGATGAGCACCCGTCTTCACAAagttgttttctttcttgttCACGCCTTGAATACGCAGCTCGTCCGGGGTAAAGGCGATGTGCTTCACCTCCACCTCAAGGTTGAGCATCTTCATCTCTGCGGCGAGGGTGCCAAGCGCGTTCTCGCGCGGGACCTTGCGGCGTGTCTTGGTAAGAACGAGATCGCCTACGAGAATAAAGTTGTACAGGTGCCACAAGTCCTCTGCGGTGCCGACCGAGACGCGCACCTCCATCGACCCATCCGGGTGAGCAGCCTTGCCCAAGAGACGCATTGGCGTGCGTTGCAGCTGGCGGTATGCGTGGTTTTTGATTTGTGCGGGCTCACACGCTTCGAGATCGCTGACGGTCAGCAAGGAGAAACCGTCGCTGGCAAGGTGGTCACATGGAGCGGAGACGTATGGAGATGATGAATGCCGGCGCGACACAGTGCGAGGCGGCCTATCAGCGCGTATGTGCAGCGCACGTGGGGCCAagggagggcgagcgagGGACTGGCAGGGCAAAGTTAGCCGACTCAGcgtttcctcctcctctgcagtCGCATAAGCACGCACGGCCCACAGAGGAGGCGAGTAAGGAGACCAGAACGTGATcagacacaggcacgcgACACACGAAGAAACGGGGAAGGGTGTAGTCGGCCGAGAGGGAAGTGAAACCGCATCTTAGCGCAAGAGCCCCCACCAAGCAATCATGAGCACTTTGCCGACGTGCTGGGCACGACGCAGCGACTTCGGCTGGCCAACGGCCCTGTAGCAGGGAGGACGGGGGAGGGTAGCCATcctgcctctttctctcgcgcTGAGACGCAGAGCAAGGGAGGAGCGGAGCCCAGAAGGTGTCCGCGCGCGGGTTCCAGAGATGGCGTGCGCCTCCCTAtcgagcaccgccggcgtcgacacggcagcgactaccgctgccgtgcacgtCCCTgtggtggagagagaggccaTGAGTGTCCGTGGATTCGTACGCGTTGCCCGGCACGCTTAAGAGTGAGTTCCGTGATGACAGAGATGCACTAGTTCACGGTGTGGTGATGCAGGTGTTTGGCTGTGCCGACTCTTCCCACAttcgctcccctcccccccccgttTGTGTACGTTACTCGATCTCGCGATCGGAGGGCGTAGGAATagtgagagaggggcggcCATGATGCAATGTTGGCTGGGTACGCAAGAGCACCGAGCTCCCTATTtgtgcaccggcacacaTCATGCGTAAAAGCAACAGTGCTGAAATGATTCGAGGCGAGGCTACGCGCGGTGCGTGTGACCGCCTTCGACACGCTCAGCTGCTCCGTCTACGACCTTCCCGATCTCTCTTCAGTTACCAGGTTGGCAGCGATTCAGGCTCACGTCTCATTCGGCGCCCTCTGTGCAGTAGCTGGTGCTGCATCGGATAAGCGCATGCGCTTTGCCAGCGCCTCGCTCAGACCCAGGTACTCCGCCAGCGTCACCACGTTCTCCTGGCAGTCGCCGCGGAAGAGAACATCCCGGCAGACATCGGGGTGGGCGTGGTAGTCACCGTACTGCCCGTAGCCGTCGCTCGAGCTGGACGTCGACGCCTCTTCGACCTCCTCGTTTGGCGACGAGGGGCTGTCCTCTgttcccccctcctcgcgCCGTGGCGACGCGGACGGGGAACGACTCTgcgaagaggacgagcgTCCCTCCTTGGCAACCGCATCCTCGTGGACGGTGTTGAGCGGGTCATCAGGaaagcggaagaggaggccgCCAACTCGCTCACGGTTCATGACAACGCGCGGGACTGACTTGGGCACGacgcacggcagcaacgcgAACGGGTGCACCTGCATCGATGTCCCGATGATGATGACCAGCTCCGCGATCGGGGCgtcgtggtgcagcgcgtcgaAGAACGCGTCCGGCAAATTTTCACCAAAGAAAACGACGTTGGGCTTCACAATGCCGCCGCATGTAGAGCAGCGGGAGACCGTACCGCTCATCGCCTCCAGGTAGTTCTGCTCAATGCTGAATGGTGTGTGGCATTCAAtgcaggcggcagcagcgaaagAGCCATGCGCCTCGACGAGGAGCTCCGGCGACACGCCCGCTGCCTTCTCCAGGCCGTCAATGTTctgcgtgcagcagcgcaggagaCGGCCCTCGTCTTGCAACAGTCGGATGAAGTGATGTACCGCGGTGGGCTGAAAGTGCCCAGGCCACAAGTTCAGCTCCCGTGCGATAGAGTAGAATATCTCTGGCTTCTCGCGCAGAAGGGTCAGTGAAAAGGCATCGGTCGGGTCTTCGAGGTTGTACTTGCCGAGGTTGGCGTAGATCCCGGTGTCAGGTGAGCGAAAGTCTGGGATGCCGGCAGCTACACTGGCGCCTGCTCCGACGAGCACGAGAATGCGCCGCACATTCTTCTCCCTGATGTAGTGCGCAAGCCCTTCCAAGGTCGGCTCTCCGAGGACATGCTCCTGATGTGGCGCTCTCGGAGACGCTGTCATCTCCAAATTAGCGTGAAGTTAGTCTTAAAAGGAGCCGCCGGTGAGCAAATTGCGATTAGCAGCGCGTGGCAAGAAAGACGAGAGCGAAGAGGACGCGTCACCTCCAAACGCCGAGCACGATGCGTGACTCCGCAACCGCAGAGGAAGCTGCGTGGTTTAGAAATGGCACGTTgaacgcagagagagagagggtgtgcCGGAAAGGAGGtgtgctggaggagacgaaAAGGCATGCCCGCGCCTGGAAAATGACAAGGTCGAGGGTCGCCGAAACGAAAAGGCGGATGCGAGGAGAAGCGACAACGCTGTCTCCCAGTCAAACACTCGGCAGCACATCCGCTCACAGAAAATGCAGATGGATCACTGAGCTGGTGTTGTATTAATCCCGGAAGGaggatatatatatatatatgcatgtcATATGGGATACAGAGGCGTTGTTTAAAGGGGAGACCCGCTGCGGATgagcgagcggcagcggcttggCCGAGGCAGAGACACAAGAGTGAGGCGGAGACGGCCGCAGTGGTGGCACAGCCGCGTCTTTCGCGCATCACCGCGTGTACCTACAATGCCTGGGAATCGGCAACGCGACGTGTCACCGTTAACAGTGCTTCAGAATGGCGTTGCGCGCAACCGTCTCGCTGTGGTTGAGGCACCATGCATGAGGCACTCCTGCATCTTCCTCGATCACGCAGGCGCCGAGCCGCGGGCAAACACCTCCGATTTCCTCAGCGAACGACAGTGGCGCCCAGCCGTCTTTCTTGACGTAGTAGAGGATGAGGCGCTCCTGCACACAGCGCAGGAGGGCTGCGTCGGGTTGCAGGAGCATGCGAAATTCTGTCATCGCCATATACAGCGAGTTCGTCAGGCACCAGCGGTGTAAGTGGTGTGCAAGGGTTTCAGcaagggcgagagagagcgatggCTCCGACGTCGTAATGAGGAGAAGCCGCAGTTTGtacggcagcagctccagcagcacggcaagCATGGCAAGACACCACTGTGCGAGCGTGCTGCTAAGATAGAAGAGACGGCGCCCGTTGGGCGAGTCACGCATGTGTGACATGACGGGGCACAGCCCGAAGCACTTCTTTATGGTGGAGTACCGCGCCACCATTTGCAGCGCCACGaagccgccgacgctgtgCCCGGCAGCGTAGATGTTTCCATTGTACTTGCGCTCTGCGTTCTTGTTCATGAGGGTGGCCACAAAGCTTTCGGCGATGTCCACCTGATCCGCCAGCGAGAAGACGCGGCCTTCATTGAGCTCGGTGAGGCTGTGGCCCGCGTAGCCCATCACGAGCACGTCGAACTTGTTCGTCTCGAGGAACGCGCACAACGGCTCGTAAAACTGCACCAATCCTGGGTTGCCGGGGAAGAAGACGAGCAGCTTGCGATGGGAGCTCGGCAGCCGCCGGCCATCGTTTGAGCTCTCCTCCGTCGAGAGATACTGCAGCAGGTTGGAGGAGCTCTGCAGCACGTCCAccacggcaccgccggccaCCGGCGCCCTCCACGCCACAATCGTGTTGGGTGAGGACATTGCCGGCCAAGAACAGCAGGTGAAAGAGACAAGAACCACTCAAAATagggcgagcgcgcgcgcaggggAGAAGCACGGGAGGTGACGAGGGGCACAGACGAGACGCTCGAGCGGTGCGCAACCGCGGGGTGTGACGACCGCGAAGGAGAGCGGCCGCAAGCCACCACAACGGGCAAGCGAACGAggcgaaaagagaagagagagggcgtgAGCACGCCAATACGggcgccgcacgcacgccttatctgtctgtctctgAGTCCCTCTTATCTGAGTTTGgtgcgaggcggcagagagtGGTCTGGATGCGATACCCATCTATCGCGAGCTGGAGAGAAGACGAAAAGTGAAGAAGAAGAAACATGTCAGATGAAAGGCGGAGATGGACAGTTTCTGAGGCGGTGGGGGAAGCCGGGGGGAGGGCCCGTTAAGCGCCGAAGCCAACGATGCAGAAGCGAGCGGTGGGGAGGAGTGACCGAGAAAGTGCGGCGGTCTCTTTGACAGCACTAAAATACATGTCTCTCCAGCGCACCAACCACACGCACCAGTGGAAACCAGTaaaacaaacaaaagaaaaaacgaaaTGGTctcagcggtggcgcagccTTTCACAGGATTGCAACGCCTGCATGcgaggcgcggcggagggcagaggaggcgaagcagaCGTAGACGGGTGACGTGGCCACCAATGCGCGTGTGGCAGTGGGTAGAGGTGCGTGTCAATCACTCAAGGGAGAGGCTGCCTCGAGTTGCGATTCCTTTCCTGCGACTGGAAGTGGCAGTGTCTCGCCAACAACGTCgtacgcacgcatgcacacgccgacacatggagagaagacgagaggcgccggcgcgcagcacTGCAAGCACAAGAGGAAACAAGAAGTAACAGAAGAGGAGCGCGACACGTGCGTGCaggaagacagagagaaaggatGAGGTCGACGAGGGGCACATGTGACAACTTGTCTCTCACACTCATACGCCACTAGGTGGGCAGCGTGGCGCGACTGCGTCATGGttggcacgcacgcaggcgggAGCACAGAGGGCAATGATGCTAATTCAAGAGAGAGGTACGAATCACCAACACCGGTGCCCCTTCCACACATGATACCGGCCTACTCTCTTCTTGAACGCTGAGGCATCAACTGAGAAAGCAGAGAAAAGAAACGCCAAGCGCGGCATCACCTCGCCCGCCCGCACCAAGTctcacccccgccccccgctccacccctcttctctttcatTGAGCCCTCCGCGGGCGGTGCGCACACCTGTGCCTTCGTGGTGGTGCGCCATCATCCGAGAATACTAAAAAGAAGACACATACAAAAAGAAGAATGCACTTTACAGCGTGTTCCGCGGCTGCACGCCAGCACGCAGaagcggagggggagggcgcggcAGAGAGTTAGAGAAAGGATGTCGACAGGGCGTAAGGCGTCGACCCAACTCTTTgggcaggcgctgctgaagccgccgccctccttccctcccccgctcGCGCCTTCACGATTGCGAAGCAGGCTCACTGGTGCGGCCaaggcgccgcagcgttgCGTGCTTGAGCTCCACAAGCTCCTCGTACGTCAGCTGGGACAGCACGGAATGCCGAGTCGACGGCGATCTCTCCCGTTTTACCGCATCGGAAAGTGGCGCAGGCGTAACAGGCACCGCCGGGAAGGACAGTGCCGCTGAGCAGGTCGGGGCTGCACTCCCTCCAGCCAGCTGCACACCCGTCGAAGGCTTTTGCCAGTGAAAAGCGCGAAGGAGCGGTGCATACACCGCTGTGAGGTACGACTCCAGCGTGCATTCACGCTCGAGCCCTTCGGGGTCGCGCACCATCAGCGTGGCGCTCTGCGGAGACGCAAAGGTGATCCATACCGGGCGATCGATCACGAAGAGGCCGTCTGACCCAAGGCGAACAACGCTCACATGACGAGGAAACCCGCACTCGACGAGCAGTTCTGCAATGGCCACGTCCTCGGACCGCTGAATGCCGTCAGGCGGGGTGAGACTGTACTTCGCTGCTGTTGGGGAGAGCAGCAATCTATATtggcgctgcacctccgcgaGCTCCGCGTAGGCATCGGAGGCGGAGGTAGATGTCCCCTGTGAAGGTGAGGGAAGCCTTGCATCGTTGTTCGACCCAAGAGCATGCGTCTCGCGGAGCTGATAGCATGCCAGAATTGACAGCAGCTGTGCACCCTCGTGTCGGAGTCTCGCGCATTCCTTGCGTAACGCAGCTACCTCTGTCGCTTGTCCAGAAGCGGTTGTTTCATTAGAGGCGTGCACAGGCGATGGTACCGGCGACGTGGTGTGCGTGAGCGCGTCGTTGGAggcaggtggcggcggtggtgagcgGAAGCCGAGCAGACGCAGAGAcgcccgctcctcctgcGTGAAACTAAGGTCGCGATGCTGCTTCACCTCGACAAACCGTCTATGGAGTCGCGCTGTATCCGCCCATAGGCGGCGCATGTGCTTAGCAGCGCTGGAAGCTGCCGCGACGACATGAACGTCAGCGCACGGCGTTGGCGCTTCACACAGAAGCCGCGTCTGGCACCACTGCctctcgtacgcctcctccagcgcccgAAACGACGCCTCTGTGAGAGGAAGCTTGTCTACGCCCTCGGTCTCCATCCGCACTGGTGCTGCAGAGTGCTTCCTCCAAGTGTGGGGATGTGCATAGGGACATTTCTATGGGTGCATGGACCTAATGGGTCGGGTGTGCGGCACGTAACGGTGTGCCGTCTCGCTGAAGTCCGGTCTTGGCAGAAaggggcggtggcgtggcgcACGCGAGAGCACGGGTGGGCCCGCAAAAACACGCCCGCACAAGGACGAGCAGGGCCTCTCGTTcctttgtgtatgtgtatgcgtgtgcgcgttcAATTAGCTGTAGACGGGCAGCTAAGTGCGGAGAGGCGTTGTCGTGCCGACGTATCGGGGTTTAGTGCCCCCGTGGTTGCGTGCCTGTGAGGTGTTGCACCAGCAACCcaacgcgtgcgcgcggcgcatTGCAAATGGTGATGCGGTAAAGAGCAAGATTGAGTTGAGACGTCGTCTGAGTTAGCTGCTGGTGTTGCACGTAGTGCCAAGACACATCCGCAATAAAGACGCGGTCGGTGTGCATGCCGCGATTGGCACTGGCGTCCACAGTTACAGCCGCAAACGCCTgtgtggacgaggagggaggaaagcgAAGGCCCGAAAAAGGAGATGCGCACGTCCGGTTCTGCCCGCATCGTTCCTACTGCactggcgcgcacgcacaagtaTCCTTCCAGCACTCTCgatcgccccctccctctcctcttccacgCCCGCGTCGGACACTTCGCCGCCGACTTGCCTGTGTCTCGGCGTTTGCCTTTGTCGTTGGCCGCGGCTTCCCTGTTCGCTCCTTTTCAGCCCTGTTGCTGTCGAGCACCACGCGCATGTCTCGCGGTGGCCTGCCTGAATATTACCAACGACAATGTAGCAGCACCAACAAACCgatcgagagagaagaaTGAGCGAGGGGCGTGTATCCACATGCATTGCTGAAGCTTttcgctctcttcccctcccgcGCATCGACCtttccagcgccgccacacgGCCTCTCCACCACTACCGAATGGCACCAACGTACACCCCACCCACGCAGGAAGGGCACCACGCCTGAGACTCtatacacacatgcacgcccacacacatacgcatatGTTTATCTGCGGGGCCCCGCGTCCTACTTGAACGGGCGAGCGCTCACCGTAATGCCGGGGATGGTGGAGAGGGTAG harbors:
- the SIR2RP1 gene encoding NAD-dependent SIR2 translates to MTASPRAPHQEHVLGEPTLEGLAHYIREKNVRRILVLVGAGASVAAGIPDFRSPDTGIYANLGKYNLEDPTDAFSLTLLREKPEIFYSIARELNLWPGHFQPTAVHHFIRLLQDEGRLLRCCTQNIDGLEKAAGVSPELLVEAHGSFAAAACIECHTPFSIEQNYLEAMSGTVSRCSTCGGIVKPNVVFFGENLPDAFFDALHHDAPIAELVIIIGTSMQVHPFALLPCVVPKSVPRVVMNRERVGGLLFRFPDDPLNTVHEDAVAKEGRSSSSQSRSPSASPRREEGGTEDSPSSPNEEVEEASTSSSSDGYGQYGDYHAHPDVCRDVLFRGDCQENVVTLAEYLGLSEALAKRMRLSDAAPATAQRAPNET
- a CDS encoding cell cycle regulation-like protein, whose amino-acid sequence is MRLLGKAAHPDGSMEVRVSVGTAEDLWHLYNFILVGDLVLTKTRRKVPRENALGTLAAEMKMLNLEVEVKHIAFTPDELRIQGVNKKENNFVKTGAHHTLTIHASPPQEVRITKREWDSICEDRLKDACDESGKADTAAVLMSFGEAQVILVTRSFMHIKAKVEVTISKKHKSDGKARDRSIERFFKQSLDALATHVDFEKTKLVLLCSPGHVREEFHAYIKEVTQRADHGPLREVYLNLSKFLLVRVASTTISGLKEALSDPGVAQRMESTKCVDDIRMWEKFQDTMNKDPDRCVYTPQYVYYAAMAGAVGGLMISDNVFRSENPTERRFFLSLVNFVRQSGSSTVNVFSSKHVTGEQLTQLGSVAAVLRFSCPEIDDMEVVPEFLASKEVEEFIRANAAARVTV